In Gimesia panareensis, the genomic window ACGGCTTATCGCAGGTTTTACAGCGGGACTCCAGCGCCGCAAAAATGTTCTCGTGCATGTCCCAGGCATAATTCCAGATCTGCACAAAACGGACGCCGCGTTCCACGAACCGACGGGCCAGCATACAGGCATCCGCAAACTCTTTCGTCACCGGATCATCGGCACCATACATCTGATGGGTGGCTTCCGTCTCCTTGGTCAAATCAAGTGCTTCAGTTGCTGCGGTCTGCATCCGGGCCGCCAGTTCATAGCTGGCAATCCGGGCTGACAGATCGTCTTCGCCGGGGTGACGCTGCTGGTGGATCTGGTTCAGTTCTTTCAACAGATCCAGCTGATTCGACTGTGGCTTACCGCGCAGTTCCCGGATCGGATTCAGATTCGCAATCCGCGGCTCTGACTTGCTGACAACGGTCCCCTGGTAAATCGAAGGCAAATGGCGACTGTCCCAATAAGGCGAACCAACCGGGTTACGGGGAATGGTGATCGCCACGAACGCCGGCAGATTCTGAGTCTCCGCCCCCAGACCATAAGTAATCCAGCTTCCCAGCGAAGGCCAGCCTTCACGTCCCCGACCGGTAGTCATGGCCCGCATGCCGGCCACGTGATTCCGGATATTGGGGAGCTGCATCGAGCGGATCAGCGTGATATCGTCGACAATCTCCCCCAGGTGCGGCAGCATCGCGGTATTGATCTCCATCCCCGATTCGCCACACTTTTCAAACGTGTTGGGAGAGGGCATGATGATCGAAGTCGCCTGGCCAGCGTTATCGTATTTGATCCCGTCTCCCGGGAAGCGTTTGCCCGCATACTTGTCGAGTGTCGGCTTACGATCAAACAGATCCAGATGACTCGGCCCACCGCCGCAGAAAATCGAAATCATCGATTTGGCCCGCGCCGGATGGTTGGTCTTCTTTGGCAGCAGATCATAGGTCTTCTCTTCCAGGGCCGGCTTTTCCGGGGCCGCCAGCAAGTGTTCATCGTTCAGCAGCGAAGCCAGGGCCAGCGAAGAGACGCCAAACGCACTCTGGGCCAGAAAGTGTCGGCGGGAACTGGCTGAGTTTTGATTCAAAAATTGAGACACGATTCACTCCCTCTGGAGATCGATTTAATTGTTCTGTAAGTAGTCCGGTGAGCCAGCTCACTTACTCTACATACAGAAACTGGTTGGTTCCAAACAGCACGTGGCAGACTGCCGCCAGTGCTTCCTGTCGGGGCTCTTTGACTTTCTTCGCCTGATATTCGTTTAACTGCATGGCATAGTTTGTCTGCAAGGCCTTCAGTTCCGCTGCAGAGGGCTCACTGCTCAATGCCAGCTTCCAGGCCGTCTTGATCAACTGCAGATCATCAGCGTCTTTGCCCGCTGCCTTCAACACGCGTTTCGCAAAAGCCTCTGACTGCTGCCGCATGAACTCGCTGTTAAGCAGTGCCAGTGACTGCGTCGCGACTGTGGAGAACACCCGCCGCTCACAGTTCGGTTCCATACTGGGAGCATCAAAGGCACTCAACATCGTCACCGGCTGGGTCCGACGGACCTGAACGTAGATGGATCGTTTCAGTTCGCGGCGGTCTTTGGATACTTTACCGGCACCCACCGTGATAATCCCGCTGTCTGCCAGGGAAACCGGAACCGGTGCCCCAAACTGTTCCCGGTTCAATTCGCCGCTGACCGCCAGGATCGCATCGCGAATTGATTCCGCTTCCAGCCGCCGCATCGTCATCCGCCAGAACAGACGGTTGTCGGCATCGATGGCCGCTGCTTTCTCGGAATACCCTGCGGAGGTCTGCTTGTAAGTTCGTGAAGTCATGATCAGGCGATGGATGCGTTTGAGCTGCCAGCCCTGTTCCATAAAGTCAGCCGCCAGCCAGTCCAGCAGTTCGGGATGTGTCGGAATAGAAGACCGGGATCCGAAGTCACCCGTTGAATCGACAATCGCCTGTCCGAAGTGATGCATCCAGAACCGGTTCATCAGCACGCGTGCCACCAGGGGATGTTTCCCACTGGTGAGGTACCGGGCATACGCCAATCGGCGTCCGGTGGTCGGCAGTTGGGGATCATTCAACTCAAACGTGTTTTCGGTCTTGGATGCAATGACGGTCAGACCGCCGGGAGCGATCAGATCTTTCTCCGGTGAGGAAAAATCCCCCCTATAGAAGACAAACGTCTGCGGCAGATGCTGTGTGTCTTCGGTTGCCACCCGAATGTATTCCGGCTGGGGAATCTGCGCCCGCAGTTTGTCTGCTCTTTCCTTGATATCCTCGTACCGTTTTTTCAGTTCGTTCCCGTCTTTGAAGCGGGCCAGAAACAGATGCAGACGTCCCGGCACCAGCAGGTCCAGCATCGGGTATTTCTGTTTGAGCAACTCCGCCTGTTCTTTTGAACGTTCTTTAACTGCCGTTTCATAAGCGGTGCGTGCCTGTTCGCGATCTGCCTCGGGGACTTCTTTCAGCACCCGCTCAGCAATCAGCTGGGTCACTTCTGCTTTGACTTTATTATGTTCGGCGTCCAGTTCCTTGACCTGGGCCGACAGTTTCGCAGCTTTGGCTTTGTCTTCCGCGGACATCAGGGCCGCACGTCGACTGGCCGGCATCCGCCATTTTTGAGTGTCATATACGGGGGCAATCACGGCCCGCAGACGATAAAAGTCTTCCTGGGGAATCGGGTCGAAGCGGTGATGATGGCACTCGGCACAACCAACGGTCATCCCCAGCAGCGAAGAGGACATGATCTTCACCGTCTCGGTAATCACCTGGTTGCGTGCGACCGCAGGATCCATCGGGCTCGAGCCGGTCCCATCGGGTGCCAGCCGCAGAAAACCGGTCGCCGTCAGCTTTTCACAGACCGCCGGATCCTGATCCACCAGTTTTTGTGCCGTGGCATGCGTGGCTTTCACGAGTTCATCGCCGGCCAACTGCTCGGTGATAAACTCATCCCAGGGCTTGTCTGCATTCAGCGCCTTGATCACATAATCCCGGTAATGCCAGGCATCGGGACGGATAATATCTTTGTCATTGTAGCCTTCAGAATCGGCATAGCCGGCGACATCCAGCCAGTGCCGCGCCCAGCGTTCCCCGTAATGCGGAGAGGCCAGCAGGCGATCGATCATTTTCTCATACGCGTCCGGCGACTGATCTGCCAGATAGGTGTCGACTGCTTCCGGAGCAGGGGGGAGCCCGGTCAGATCAAAGGCGGCCCTTCTGATCAGCGTCAGGCGATCTGCTTCTTCAGAAAACCAGAGACCGTTCTGCTTCAGTTTCCGTGCAATGAAGGCATCGACCGGATTGACCGCCTGCTTTCCGCTCTCTTTTTTCAACTGTGGCAGTTCTGGCAGGGCAGCCTTTTTAATAGGACGAAACGCCCAGTGCGACCGTTCATCGCCGGTAATCAGGAAGTCACCCGGCTTGACCTCGCCTTCCGGCTCCGGCCCCTCCGTCCTGGCTCCCTGGTCGATCCATTTCGCAATCAGCGCGACCTCTTCCGGTTTGAGACGCAGCTTCTCATCGGGCGGCATGTCTCCCGATTCGACATACTGATAGAGCAGGCTCTCAGCATGTTTACCGGGAACAATTGCCTCTCCGGAATCGCCGCCTTTCAGTATCAATCGGCGCAACCGCACATCCAGTGAACCGGAAAGTTCTTTCTCTTCGCCATGACAGTGAAAGCAGTACGCCTTGAAGATCGGCCGGATGTCTTTTTCAAAAGTCACTCGTGCATCAGCAGCGGAGCTGGATCGACTCCCGACAATGCAGGCAGAAACAGCCGTCAGCAGGAAAGCGATGGCGCGGATATACAAGGCAGGGTTCCTTTTTCAGAGGAAACTCAGTCAGGGCGGGAGTTAATTCACTTAAAAGCCGTGAAATTAACCATTTTGGTGAGACTTTATACTACTCTATATCGGCAGCAGCGTCAAATTATTTAACTTTACTTACAAGGACGGCTGTATCGTCATTGAAAGCAAAAATCAGTTGACGTTATTCCCGCACCAGTGATTCT contains:
- a CDS encoding DUF1553 domain-containing protein; the encoded protein is MYIRAIAFLLTAVSACIVGSRSSSAADARVTFEKDIRPIFKAYCFHCHGEEKELSGSLDVRLRRLILKGGDSGEAIVPGKHAESLLYQYVESGDMPPDEKLRLKPEEVALIAKWIDQGARTEGPEPEGEVKPGDFLITGDERSHWAFRPIKKAALPELPQLKKESGKQAVNPVDAFIARKLKQNGLWFSEEADRLTLIRRAAFDLTGLPPAPEAVDTYLADQSPDAYEKMIDRLLASPHYGERWARHWLDVAGYADSEGYNDKDIIRPDAWHYRDYVIKALNADKPWDEFITEQLAGDELVKATHATAQKLVDQDPAVCEKLTATGFLRLAPDGTGSSPMDPAVARNQVITETVKIMSSSLLGMTVGCAECHHHRFDPIPQEDFYRLRAVIAPVYDTQKWRMPASRRAALMSAEDKAKAAKLSAQVKELDAEHNKVKAEVTQLIAERVLKEVPEADREQARTAYETAVKERSKEQAELLKQKYPMLDLLVPGRLHLFLARFKDGNELKKRYEDIKERADKLRAQIPQPEYIRVATEDTQHLPQTFVFYRGDFSSPEKDLIAPGGLTVIASKTENTFELNDPQLPTTGRRLAYARYLTSGKHPLVARVLMNRFWMHHFGQAIVDSTGDFGSRSSIPTHPELLDWLAADFMEQGWQLKRIHRLIMTSRTYKQTSAGYSEKAAAIDADNRLFWRMTMRRLEAESIRDAILAVSGELNREQFGAPVPVSLADSGIITVGAGKVSKDRRELKRSIYVQVRRTQPVTMLSAFDAPSMEPNCERRVFSTVATQSLALLNSEFMRQQSEAFAKRVLKAAGKDADDLQLIKTAWKLALSSEPSAAELKALQTNYAMQLNEYQAKKVKEPRQEALAAVCHVLFGTNQFLYVE
- a CDS encoding DUF1501 domain-containing protein, with the translated sequence MSQFLNQNSASSRRHFLAQSAFGVSSLALASLLNDEHLLAAPEKPALEEKTYDLLPKKTNHPARAKSMISIFCGGGPSHLDLFDRKPTLDKYAGKRFPGDGIKYDNAGQATSIIMPSPNTFEKCGESGMEINTAMLPHLGEIVDDITLIRSMQLPNIRNHVAGMRAMTTGRGREGWPSLGSWITYGLGAETQNLPAFVAITIPRNPVGSPYWDSRHLPSIYQGTVVSKSEPRIANLNPIRELRGKPQSNQLDLLKELNQIHQQRHPGEDDLSARIASYELAARMQTAATEALDLTKETEATHQMYGADDPVTKEFADACMLARRFVERGVRFVQIWNYAWDMHENIFAALESRCKTCDKPCAALVTDLKNRGLLDSTMVQWGGEMGRLPVIQDRGKGKKPGRDHNTEGFSIWMAGGGIKEGHIHGATDDFGHRAVQDVVTQHDFHATLLHQFGLNHEALNFEHNARSVALVEPGEGKVATGILK